The DNA window TCAATCGGAGCAATCATTTGGTATACTGACCTCCTTCGACTCCCAGTCTCGTACACGGGACTTTCACCCGATAAAATCACGCCCATGCCGGGCGTACACAAGCCGGTGCACACGGAGCGGCGGGCGGCGTCGGTCCTGAAGTCAATGTCGTTCGCCGCCGCCCGGTGAACACAAGCGTTATGCCACAGAGTCAGTGGTCAATGAAATGCGATACAAGACGTTGAATTCTCTGCGGGCTCAACTGGTTGATCATGATGGTGCGATCGTCTCTTGCGAGCCGCTCACTCTTAAGCTTGGAGGCCTCGCTTGTTATTCTGATTCCGTGTTAAATTACGCCGATCTGCCCTTCGCGGAGGAAACTGCATTACGTGGCGGTTACCCGCGCCTCGTTGTAGATGAGAAGGGTAACCTCACCATCACGGTTGAGGTCGATAGCTGGCGAAAGTTGACGCCCAAGGAAGTTCGTGTGTTGCGGGAGGACTTTGCAGGGCAGCTCACGGACGGAATCGGTGCAGGATGCTTTGATGATCTGACGACTGCAACCGGCATCGCCGTGGCGCCGCGGTTTCCGCTCACTTCAAAGTGTAAGCAGACCGAAGGAACCGCGTGGCGACCGAGGGCGTCCACGAAGAAGGGGAACGAGCAGCGGATCTCTGCTGCCGCAATACTGGTTGAGAAAATGGACCTTGCCTGTCCAAAGACTGATGCGCCCTTGAAATCAACCGCTCGTGAAAAGGACGCCGTCAAGAACCCCGACACGCGGAAGAAGCCAAATCTAAACAAGCTTTTTCGTCTGCTGGCAAAACCCGAGCGAAATCAATTGTTCGATCAGATCAAGGCGGAATTGGAAGCATGCGGCAATGACCTGACTATGGTTGGCGATGGTGAGTACCCCTACGGGAATTTCAACGAACCAAAGCTACTTCGGCTGTTGTTGAATGCTGGCTTGCCGCCGGAAACAACTGATGTGAAACGATATTCGTTGCTCATCCAGGCGGCATGTGATCCGAAGTCTATTGAGCTTCTGCTGAAACACAGCGTCAACATCAATCGTGTATGCGATGGAGACGATGCAACGGCCTTAATTCGCGCAGCCCGTCTCGGCAAACGTAAATCCGTAGAACTACTTTTGAAAAATGGAGCCGACCCCTCTATTAGAAACAAGGCAGGTAAAGCGGCCATAGAGGTTGTGGACAAACGCTCGCGCGACAGGCAGACCATCATCGACCTGCTTCAGTCCCGATCTGGAGAATAGTCGAAGGCATAATCGGGTAGCCAGGCCGGTTTCCCACCCGGCCCCCACACCACTGTATATTCGGGGTTAGGAGCTTCAGTTCCACGAATTGAGGCAAGCTGAGCCTCGGTCGACTGCGAGCGTGGCGGATCGCCTGGTCGAAACGCTTGTGGGACGTTTCCGTTCGTAGATTTGCAAGACTCCCAGTCTCGTACACGGGACTTTCACCCGATAAAATCACGCCCATGCCGGGCGTACTCAATGCCGTGCACACGGAGGACGGCATCGAGTTATTACAAATGGAAAGTCAACTCGCAGTCCCCGGTGACGGCTGACGTTATCCAACAAGATACACACCATGGTGATGCCAACTTTAGAGCAACGCGTCCGCATCTTGGTACACTATGCTTGGGATTTGCGCGACGAGGGAAGCGATGACGCGATGATCATTAAGCAGATCATTGACGAAGGCGTTCCACCAGATATCGCTAATGCCGTGCCGGGCCTGATCGATGATGAGATCCCGAAACTCATTCATGATGACGCCGCTCGCCAATCGGTCATTCGGCAAGTCACAACTGCGATCGAGTCGGAAAACTTTGATGGTCTGCGTGAAGCAATGCTAGACGGAATTGATGATGAACGGACGCTGCACAAGATGTACTGCGTCCTTGAAGAACTCTTACTTTCGGATTCACACGAAAAGGGTACGGTTGCAGCTTACGGTCTTTCGTTCTTACATGGACGCGGCGATTGGCCGCTTATCCAAGCGCTGTCACACGAGGATGAAAATGTGCGATTTCGGGCCGCTTTCGCCCTCGGGAAAATGGGCAAGGCTGCACAGAATTCTATGGACTCACTCAAAGAGGCATTGAACGACCCGGATGAATATGTTCGCAGCGCGGCCACGCATGCGCTTGCCGTAATACAGAAAGAGATGAAGCCGTGGTGGAAATTCTGGTAGGCTGGATAACAATTAGGATTTGTCCTCGCGGGCCGGTGCGTAGATTTTCCGCAGCGAGTTGTTGTTGAGCGTGAAGGCGGGATCGAATTGCCTTT is part of the Lignipirellula cremea genome and encodes:
- a CDS encoding ankyrin repeat domain-containing protein yields the protein MRYKTLNSLRAQLVDHDGAIVSCEPLTLKLGGLACYSDSVLNYADLPFAEETALRGGYPRLVVDEKGNLTITVEVDSWRKLTPKEVRVLREDFAGQLTDGIGAGCFDDLTTATGIAVAPRFPLTSKCKQTEGTAWRPRASTKKGNEQRISAAAILVEKMDLACPKTDAPLKSTAREKDAVKNPDTRKKPNLNKLFRLLAKPERNQLFDQIKAELEACGNDLTMVGDGEYPYGNFNEPKLLRLLLNAGLPPETTDVKRYSLLIQAACDPKSIELLLKHSVNINRVCDGDDATALIRAARLGKRKSVELLLKNGADPSIRNKAGKAAIEVVDKRSRDRQTIIDLLQSRSGE
- a CDS encoding HEAT repeat domain-containing protein, with product MVMPTLEQRVRILVHYAWDLRDEGSDDAMIIKQIIDEGVPPDIANAVPGLIDDEIPKLIHDDAARQSVIRQVTTAIESENFDGLREAMLDGIDDERTLHKMYCVLEELLLSDSHEKGTVAAYGLSFLHGRGDWPLIQALSHEDENVRFRAAFALGKMGKAAQNSMDSLKEALNDPDEYVRSAATHALAVIQKEMKPWWKFW